In one window of Gossypium hirsutum isolate 1008001.06 chromosome A01, Gossypium_hirsutum_v2.1, whole genome shotgun sequence DNA:
- the LOC107917904 gene encoding S-adenosyl-L-methionine-dependent tRNA 4-demethylwyosine synthase yields MTPSSLSTRLTLFALLSATTFYFLYKFRRRCLKPLKHLPLNPNPRPGKLFFLSQTGTSKALSQRLLDLLSSKNNIPFDLVDPQTYEPEDLPKESLIIIIASTWEDGNPPQNSKFFVNWLAEISTDFRAGNLLLSDCKFAVFGVGSRLYGDTFNAVARDLGKRLRGLGATEMLPVGEGDVDGGELESVFEGWSEKVVTVLKGGLVMENENGIVYESDVESLESDDDDDGEGGGEDIVDLEDIAGKGPSRKKSVNVAETNGKLDGKREMVTPVIRANLEKQGYKIIGSHSGVKICRWTKSQLRGRGGCYKHSFYGIESHRCMEATPSLACANKCVFCWRHHTNPVGKSWQWKMDDPLEIVNTAIDLHTKMIKQTKGVPGVTQERLMEGLSPRHCALSLVGEPIMYPEINALVDELHRRRISTFLVTNAQFPEKIKMLKPVTQLYVSVDAATKDNLKAIDRPLFGDFWERFIDSLKALKEKHQRTVYRLTLVKGWNTEDVEAYSKLFVLGKPDFVEIKGVTYCGSSATSKLTMENVPWHSDVRAFSEALALKSEGEYEVACEHAHSCCVLLAKTEKFKVNGQWHTWIDYEKFHDLVASGRPFDSEDYMALTPSWAVYGAEEGGFDPDQSRYKKERHHKSKR; encoded by the exons ATGACCCCTTCCTCACTTTCCACCCGCCTCACCCTCTTCGCTCTCCTCTCCGCTACTAccttttactttctttacaaaTTCCGCCGCCGCTGCCTAAAACCCCTCAAACATCTCcctctaaaccctaaccctagacCAGGTAAGCTCTTCTTCCTCAGCCAAACCGGAACATCCAAAGCCCTATCTCAACGCCTCCTTGACCTCCTCTCCTCCAAGAATAACATTCCTTTCGACCTCGTTGATCCCCAGACCTACGAACCGGAGGATCTCCCTAAGGAATCCCTAATCATTATCATCGCTTCCACCTGGGAAGATGGAAATCCTCCCCAAAATTCTAAATTCTTCGTCAATTGGCTCGCCGAAATCAGCACTGATTTTCGCGCCGGGAATTTGCTGCTTTCTGATTGTAAATTCGCCGTCTTTGGAGTCGGTAGCCGGCTTTACGGGGACACCTTTAATGCGGTGGCGAGGGATTTGGGAAAGAGGTTGAGAGGGTTGGGAGCGACGGAGATGTTGCCAGTTGGGGAAGGTGATGTGGATGGAGGTGAATTGGAGAGTGTCTTTGAAGGGTGGAGTGAAAAGGTGGTCACTGTTTTGAAAGGGGGATTGGTGATGGAGAATGAGAATGGCATTGTTTATGAGAGTGATGTTGAAAGCCTTGAAAGTGATGATGACGATGATGGAGAAGGAGGAGGGGAAGACATTGTTGATCTTGAAGATATTGCAGGTAAAGGGCCATCGAGGAAAAAGTCTGTTAATGTGGCTGAAACTAATGGGAAATTGGATGGGAAAAGAGAGATGGTAACTCCAGTTATAAGAGCCAACTTGGAGAAACAG GGATATAAAATTATTGGTTCACATAGTGGTGTTAAGATCTGTAGATGGACCAAGTCTCAACTTAGAGGACGAGGAGGTTGTTACAAGCACTCATTTTATGGAATAGAGAGTCATAG ATGCATGGAGGCTACACCTAGTTTGGCATGTGCCAATAAATGTGTTTTCTGCTGGAGGCATCATACGAATCCAGTAGGGAAGAGTTGGCAGTGGAAGATGGATGATCCCTTAGAGATTGTCAATACTGCCATAGATCTTCATACAAAGATGATTAAGCAAACGAAAGGAGTTCCGg GTGTTACACAAGAGCGATTGATGGAGGGTCTATCCCCTCGGCACTGTGCCCTATCACTTGTTGGTGAACCAATTATGTATCCCGAAATTAATGCGCTTGTGGATGAGCTGCACCGAAGGCGAATCTCTACATTTCTAGTAACTAATGCACAGTTCCctgaaaaaattaaaatgctGAAGCCTGTAACGCAG TTATACGTGAGTGTAGATGCTGCAACAAAGGATAACTTGAAGGCAATTGATAGGCCACTCTTTGGGGATTTCTGGGAAAGATTCATT GATTCCTTGAAAGCTCTCAAAGAGAAACATCAACGAACTGTATATCGCTTGACACTTGTGAAAGGATGGAATACAGAAGATGTAGAGGCTTATTCTAAACTCTTCGTCCTTGGGAAGCCTGATTTTGTTGAAATCAAAGGCGTGACATACTGTGGATC TTCTGCCACATCAAAGTTGACAATGGAGAATGTGCCATGGCATTCTGATGTTAGGGCTTTCTCGGAGGCATTGGCTTTGAAAAGTGAAGGGGAGTATGAGGTTGCATGTGAACATGCACACTCATGTTGTGTCCTCTTGGCAAAAACTGAAAAGTTCAAGGTCAATGGTCAATGGCATACATGGATTGACTATGAAAAGTTTCATGACCTG GTGGCTTCAGGAAGACCTTTTGACAGTGAGGATTATATGGCTCTCACTCCGTCATGGGCCGTCTATGGAGCTGAGGAAGGTGGATTTGATCCTGATCAGTCTCGGTACAAGAAGGAGCGACATCACAAGTCAAAGCGCTGA